A portion of the Caloramator mitchellensis genome contains these proteins:
- a CDS encoding TVP38/TMEM64 family protein — MKKVKLLKIFMTILLVVSFFIIIQRGTFNDVSPQNIREFLGDYSYIAPIIYIIMFTFVPLTLFPDSALAIAGGMSFGIFWGSIYTIIGALCGGSLAYFLAKFLFKDLIAKLLKNKELFTTNKNGFILILTLRLIPLIPFDLISYGAGAFDIKYRDFFLATLIGIIPGVLVFANIGDKALDINSPAFYTSIIILIGLILSSKLLKKKIYKKGVNH; from the coding sequence ATGAAGAAAGTTAAATTGTTAAAAATTTTTATGACGATATTGTTAGTAGTATCATTTTTTATTATCATACAGCGAGGAACATTTAATGATGTTTCCCCTCAAAACATACGGGAATTCTTAGGTGACTATAGTTATATCGCACCAATAATTTATATTATAATGTTTACATTTGTTCCTTTGACCCTATTCCCAGATTCAGCTCTGGCCATAGCAGGCGGAATGTCCTTTGGTATCTTTTGGGGCAGTATATATACTATAATCGGAGCCCTTTGCGGAGGCAGCTTAGCTTATTTTTTAGCAAAATTTTTATTCAAAGATTTAATTGCTAAGCTTCTAAAGAATAAAGAATTATTTACTACAAATAAGAATGGCTTTATTTTAATTCTAACACTTAGATTAATTCCTCTAATCCCATTTGATTTAATAAGCTACGGTGCCGGTGCCTTTGATATAAAATATAGGGATTTCTTCTTAGCAACACTTATTGGAATAATACCAGGGGTTCTAGTATTTGCAAACATTGGTGACAAAGCTCTAGACATTAACTCTCCTGCATTTTATACTTCTATTATAATTCTTATAGGCCTTATATTATCATCTAAATTATTGAAGAAAAAGATTTATAAGAAGGGAGTAAACCATGA
- a CDS encoding (Fe-S)-binding protein: protein MKHRINSKVLEVINDFYCKCLGCNQCTDECVFLKKHIVDAKSFLFNLLNSEEINNKIPYYCFGCNACQKVCPAGINFGELFLILKKDISNYKRSPHIKHFVIHNHQKFGNSNIFSLVKGNSNVAFMPGCSLSSYSPELVEKIYMFLRSKLNEISIILKCCGNPSLSLGEEEKFKSMYNELINSIEQSKIDHIITACQSCYKTLKNNSPNLKVTSLWELLSGIDMPKLNINETFFIWDSCSAEDSIMRSIRNLAGKLGIKIENDEISYHPKCCGLGGCVHTINRELFAENVNINSSKIKTSNVLTYCAGCRDALSNTKNAFHILDLIFYKDLIFKKPNGTIKAWSNRYRLKRFMEDIHEES from the coding sequence ATGAAACATAGAATTAATTCAAAGGTATTAGAAGTAATAAACGATTTTTATTGCAAATGCTTAGGTTGTAATCAATGCACCGATGAATGTGTTTTTCTAAAAAAACATATCGTTGATGCGAAATCTTTTTTGTTTAATTTATTAAATAGTGAAGAAATAAACAACAAAATACCCTATTATTGTTTTGGGTGTAATGCCTGTCAAAAGGTTTGCCCTGCTGGCATAAATTTTGGAGAACTATTTTTGATATTAAAAAAGGATATTTCTAATTATAAAAGAAGTCCACATATTAAACATTTTGTTATTCATAACCATCAGAAATTTGGTAACTCAAATATTTTTTCTCTTGTAAAAGGAAATAGTAATGTAGCCTTTATGCCAGGTTGCAGCTTGTCTTCATATAGTCCTGAACTTGTAGAGAAAATCTACATGTTTTTAAGGAGTAAATTAAATGAAATTTCAATTATTCTTAAGTGCTGTGGAAACCCATCATTGTCATTAGGCGAAGAAGAAAAATTTAAAAGTATGTATAATGAGCTTATTAATTCAATAGAACAAAGCAAAATAGACCACATAATTACTGCATGCCAATCCTGTTATAAGACACTAAAGAATAATTCACCTAATTTAAAAGTCACTTCTCTTTGGGAACTATTGAGTGGAATTGACATGCCAAAATTAAATATTAACGAAACATTTTTTATTTGGGATTCCTGCAGTGCTGAAGATTCAATTATGCGTAGCATTAGAAATCTTGCAGGCAAACTAGGAATAAAAATAGAAAATGATGAAATATCTTATCATCCAAAATGCTGCGGACTTGGAGGATGTGTTCATACTATAAACAGAGAATTGTTTGCTGAAAATGTAAATATTAATTCATCAAAAATTAAGACAAGCAATGTTTTAACATATTGTGCAGGATGCAGGGATGCTCTTTCAAATACAAAGAATGCTTTTCATATTTTAGATTTAATTTTTTATAAAGATCTCATATTTAAAAAGCCAAATGGAACTATAAAAGCATGGTCTAATAGATATAGGTTAAAAAGATTTATGGAGGATATTCATGAAGAAAGTTAA
- a CDS encoding phosphotransferase, with the protein MEKNLMTNRIKEYLIKRNIDRFLGIKDYRISFLAQGEYNINYLINDEYKKFVFRINTGSQINVKNQIEYEFNALKRLESSKVTPKPFYVDGSYEDFEYGILIMEFLEGRPLDYKTDLLKAAEIFGKIHNILPSVNDYETFIVEEKIFTARIKEANNLLNEFWDSTLVPSELKNFFDKFINTLIKNSYKENYFLDNKWFRINNTEVNSHNFIIGEKFYLIDWEKPVLSDPCQDITQFLAPTTTLWKSNYILTEEEKEGFYKYYENYVGKDKNIRERVKIYSPYLLLRALSWCAYAYIEYNKPEKEIKNEDTYKKINEYLQIDFLKNITRELF; encoded by the coding sequence ATGGAAAAAAATTTAATGACAAATAGAATTAAGGAATATTTAATAAAAAGAAATATAGATAGATTTTTAGGGATAAAGGATTACAGAATATCCTTCCTAGCTCAAGGAGAATATAACATCAATTATTTAATTAATGATGAATATAAAAAATTTGTTTTTAGAATAAACACAGGTTCGCAAATTAATGTTAAGAATCAAATTGAATACGAGTTTAATGCACTTAAACGATTAGAATCTTCTAAAGTTACGCCCAAACCTTTTTATGTTGATGGTTCTTATGAAGATTTTGAGTATGGAATATTAATAATGGAATTCTTAGAAGGTAGGCCTTTAGATTATAAAACAGATCTTTTAAAGGCTGCTGAGATATTCGGTAAAATTCACAATATTCTTCCTTCTGTTAATGACTATGAAACTTTTATTGTTGAAGAAAAAATTTTTACAGCAAGAATAAAAGAAGCAAATAATTTGCTTAATGAGTTTTGGGATTCTACTTTAGTCCCTAGTGAACTCAAAAATTTTTTTGATAAATTTATTAATACTTTAATTAAAAATTCTTATAAAGAAAATTATTTTTTGGATAACAAATGGTTTAGAATTAATAACACTGAGGTAAACTCTCATAATTTCATAATAGGCGAAAAATTCTATTTGATAGATTGGGAAAAACCTGTTTTAAGCGATCCGTGTCAAGATATTACGCAATTTTTAGCCCCAACAACAACGCTTTGGAAGTCTAACTATATTCTAACTGAAGAGGAAAAGGAAGGTTTTTACAAATATTATGAAAATTACGTAGGAAAGGATAAAAATATTAGAGAGAGGGTAAAAATTTATTCCCCATATCTTCTACTAAGAGCCTTATCGTGGTGTGCCTATGCATATATTGAATATAATAAACCTGAAAAAGAAATAAAAAACGAAGATACATATAAGAAAATCAATGAATATCTTCAAATCGATTTTTTAAAAAACATTACAAGAGAATTATTTTAA